ACAGGCTGCGGGCTTTATGGCAGCCGGTTATGCGCGCGCCAGCGGAAAAGTCGGCGTGTTTATGGTCACCTCCGGTCCCGGTGCGACGAATGCGCTGACGCCGATCGCGGATTGCAACGGCGATTCGGTCCCAGTCGTGCTGATTTGCGGACAGGTGCCGCGCGCCGCGATCGGCTCCGATGCATTCCAGGAAGCACCCGTCTTCAACATCATGTCGGCGTGCGCGAAACAGGTCTTTCTCGTCACGGACCCGGCGAAACTCGAAGAAACGCTGCGAACTGCATTCGAAATCGCGCGCACCGGCCGACCAGGCCCGGTTGTCGTCGACGTGCCGAAAGATATCCAGAACTGGCAAGGATCTTACAAAGGCCATGGGACATTGCATTTCCGCGGCTACTCTGACCGTCTTCGCATGGTGGCCAAGGGCTCGCGGCTCAAAGCCGGCAAACGCGCGGAGTTCTTCGAGCTTCTCGCACAAAGCAAACGGCCGCTGCTGTATGTGGGCGGCGGTGTGATTACAGCCGGCGCCGCAGCCGAGTTGCGCCAGTTTGCCGAGCGCTACCGGATTCCCGTCGTCACGACGCTGATGGCGCTTGGCGCATTGCCCACGAAACATCCATTGCGCCTCGGCATGCTCGGCATGCACGGCGCCGCGTGCGCGAACTATGCCGTTGAAGACTGCGACTTCCTGATCGCGGTCGGCGCGCGATTCGACGACCGCGTTGCCGGTGGCCGTCCGCACGCTTTCGCACCGCGCGCGCGGCATATCGCGCATATCGATATCGACGCGGCGGAGATCAACAAGGTCAAACGCGCGGACTGGGTGCATGTCGGCGATGCGAAGGATACCTTGCTGTCTCTGATGGAAGAAAGCCCTGATGTCCAGTCGCCCGCGGACTGGCTGGAGCATATCGCGGAGCTGAAGCTCAAGTACGGCATGAACTACGACCGCAACAGCCCGCTCATTCAACCGCACTTCGTCGTCGAGCTGCTTGGCGAAATGACCGGCGGCCATGCGATCGTCACTACGGGTGTCGGTCAGCATCAGATGTGGGCCGCGCAGTTTTTCGACTTCGTCGAGCCGCGCAGCTTCCTGACCTCCGGCAGCATGGGGACGATGGGCTTTGGGCTGCCGGCCGCGATCGGCGCACAGTTCGCGCGGCCGGACGCGCTGGTGATCGATATCGACGGCGACGGCAGCATCCGCATGAATGCCGGCGACCTCGAAACAGCGACGACGTACGGCACGCCCGTCAAAGTGCTACTGCTTAACAATCTCGGCGACGGGATGATCCGGCAATGGCAGCGTCTCTTTTATGAAGGGCGCTTTTGCGTCAGCGACAAAGCGCTGCATAGCAAAGACTTCGTTATGTCGGCGAAGGCGGATGGCTTCGATTTCGCGCGCCGCGTCGAAACGATAGGCGAACTCGAGGCGACCCTCAGGGCTTTTATCGAATTCGATGGGCCCGCGTTCCTTGAAGTGATGATCGATCAGAACGCCGATGTATTTCCGATGGTCGGGCCGGGCCAGAGCTACGCGGAAATGGTGACGGGACCGTTCATTCCGTCGCGGCCGCGGGTAGAAGCTGCGCCGCGCGATGGCGAGCGTAAGCAGACCGCTTCGGATATGTTCTAACCCTCGGGTGCTCCATGATCGACGTAGACAGAATCCATAAGGTATTGGCGCATCCGCTGCGGCGGGAGATCCTGAGGTGGCTGAAGAGCCCAGGGCTCCATTTTCCGGAAAACCGCTCTCATCATCCGGATAGCGTATCGATTGGTTCGATTCACGCGCGCACGAAGCTGTCGCAGTCGACGGTTTCCGCGCATCTCGCCGTGCTCACGCAAGCCGGGCTGCTGAAAATGCAACGCGTCGGACAATGGGTATATGTGTCCCGCGACGAGGATACGATCCGGCTATTCGTCGCGCACCTTGCGGAAGATCTCGAATAGCGCATGCATGTGCGGCGTGCGCTAGTCCGACGACGACGCCGCAGCCGCCCTGCCGCGCAGCCAGTTCATCGCGGTAAACAGCAGCGTCGCGAAGACGATCAGCACCGTCGCCACCGCAAGAATCGACGGGTTGATCTGATCGCGAATGCCGCTCCACATCTGCCGCGGCACCGTGCGCTGGTCCGGTCCGCCGATAAACAGAATGACGATCACTTCGTCAAACGAAGTGGCAAACGCGAACACACTGCCGGTCGCAACAGCAGGCGCGATCAGCGGTAGCGTGATGCGGCGGAAGGTCGTCCACGGCCGTGCGCCGAGTCCGGACGCCGCGCGCAGCAGGCTCTGATCGAACGACAGCAGCGAGGCCGTCACCGTGATGACGACAAACGGCGTGCCGAGCGCGGCATGCGCGAGAATCACGCCCGCATACGAATTCACGAGCCCGAGCGGCGCGAAGATCAGATAAAAGCCGGCCGCGACCACGACGATCGGAATGATCATCGGCGAAATCAGCAGCGGCATGATGATCGCGCGAAACGGGAACACCGAGCGGCTCAGGCCGAGCGCCGCGAGCGTGCCGAGGCAAGTTGCGATCAGCGTCGCGACTACCCCGATGCCGATGCTATTTGCAAATGCCAGTTGCCAGTCGCTCGAGCCGAATGCCTGCGCGTACCAGCGCAGCGAGAAGCCTTCCATCGGGTATGAAAAGAACGAGCCCGAGTTGAACGACAGCGGCACGATCGCGAGAATCGGCGCGACGAGGAACAGGAAGATCACTGCGCAATGCACGCGCAGCCATCCGCTTGCAATCCGCTCCGACAGCATCCGGTTACCGTGGGCTTGCATGCAGTCCTCCGCGCTAGCCGAATCGCAGCCGGTCGATGCCGACCAGCCGGTTGAACACAAAATAGAATACGGCCGTGAAAATCACGAGATAGCACGACAGCGCACCCGCCAGTCCCCAGTTCAATCGCTCGTTCGTCTGCATCGCAATCAGCTGGCTGATCATTTCGTCGCCGGCGCCACCGAGCAGCGCGGGCGTGATGTAGTAGCCGAGCGCGAGCACGAAGACGAGAAAAAAGCCCGCGCCGACGCCGGGCAGCGTCTGCGGAATATAGACGCGCAC
The genomic region above belongs to Paraburkholderia edwinii and contains:
- the ilvB gene encoding biosynthetic-type acetolactate synthase large subunit, which translates into the protein MTQNPNIASHALPTSPDTGNSMSGADIILRVLSEQGVDTVFGYSGGAILPTYDAVFRFNEMQSPERQIKLVVPANEQAAGFMAAGYARASGKVGVFMVTSGPGATNALTPIADCNGDSVPVVLICGQVPRAAIGSDAFQEAPVFNIMSACAKQVFLVTDPAKLEETLRTAFEIARTGRPGPVVVDVPKDIQNWQGSYKGHGTLHFRGYSDRLRMVAKGSRLKAGKRAEFFELLAQSKRPLLYVGGGVITAGAAAELRQFAERYRIPVVTTLMALGALPTKHPLRLGMLGMHGAACANYAVEDCDFLIAVGARFDDRVAGGRPHAFAPRARHIAHIDIDAAEINKVKRADWVHVGDAKDTLLSLMEESPDVQSPADWLEHIAELKLKYGMNYDRNSPLIQPHFVVELLGEMTGGHAIVTTGVGQHQMWAAQFFDFVEPRSFLTSGSMGTMGFGLPAAIGAQFARPDALVIDIDGDGSIRMNAGDLETATTYGTPVKVLLLNNLGDGMIRQWQRLFYEGRFCVSDKALHSKDFVMSAKADGFDFARRVETIGELEATLRAFIEFDGPAFLEVMIDQNADVFPMVGPGQSYAEMVTGPFIPSRPRVEAAPRDGERKQTASDMF
- a CDS encoding ArsR/SmtB family transcription factor, yielding MIDVDRIHKVLAHPLRREILRWLKSPGLHFPENRSHHPDSVSIGSIHARTKLSQSTVSAHLAVLTQAGLLKMQRVGQWVYVSRDEDTIRLFVAHLAEDLE
- a CDS encoding ABC transporter permease, with the protein product MQAHGNRMLSERIASGWLRVHCAVIFLFLVAPILAIVPLSFNSGSFFSYPMEGFSLRWYAQAFGSSDWQLAFANSIGIGVVATLIATCLGTLAALGLSRSVFPFRAIIMPLLISPMIIPIVVVAAGFYLIFAPLGLVNSYAGVILAHAALGTPFVVITVTASLLSFDQSLLRAASGLGARPWTTFRRITLPLIAPAVATGSVFAFATSFDEVIVILFIGGPDQRTVPRQMWSGIRDQINPSILAVATVLIVFATLLFTAMNWLRGRAAAASSSD